A segment of the bacterium genome:
TGAAGTGGTCCTCGTGGTAGTGGGTCATCACGACCGCCGCGATCCCGCTCTCTCCCTGCAGCCGTTCGATCTCCGCGGGATCGGAACCGGCGTCCACGAGGAAGCCGCCCCCGTCCGCCACGTACAGGGAGTGCGCGAACGGGTACCGCCCGCCCTTCCCTCCCTCCACGACCCAGATCCTGTCCGTCAGCCGGTGGATCATTTCCGTACCCCCGTAACCCGCCACAACCCACGAGCCGGCCGCGATATGATATCCCCGTGAAGAAGATCCTGCTGCTCCCGTTCTGCCTCTCCCGCGAAGCGCAGGAAATGGCGGAATCCCTCGCCGCGGAGGAAGGGTACGTCGTCGTGGTGGCGCGCTCGACCGCGCGGGCCCTGGCGGAGGTGCGCCGGCACGCCGGGCCTCCCGGGAGCGGCTCCCCGGTGCGCATCGTGGGCGTCGTGTGCGACGGACGGGCGAAGAAGGTGTGGGCGGGCCTCGTCCTGTTGAAAGCGCGGCAGTGGGGGAAACGGATGCTGCGGCGGCGCGTCCGCCGGATCGAACTGGCCCGGGTGGCGATCACGGGCGGCACGAAGTCGCTGTTCGGGCGGCGTCAATGCCATGTGGGCCACAACGCGCCCGACGCCTTCGCGCTTCGCAGGGCGCTGCGGGGCGGCGACACCTTCATGACGGCGTGACCCCGTTTCCCCCGTCGGGAGCCGGTCCCGGCGGGTGGAGCAGGTCCTCCCGCCGATGGATGGTCCGGATTGTCCCGCTATGGAACAGGTACGCGAGAAGGAAGTAGATCCCTCCCACGGCGGACGCTCCGCCGGCCAGCCGGATCATCGACCCGACCACGGTCTCCCACGCGAGAAACCTCGAAGCCGCGCCCAGCAGGAGGTACCCGGCCGTTCCGGCCAGCGCCGCGGCCAGCGCCAGCTTTCCGTACTCGACCAGGTCGGACGCTCCCCGCCGCCCCACCGTCCGCCGCATCAGGATCCCGTAGAGCGCTCCCGCGTAGAGGAGGATCCCCGCCGTGCTGGCGAGCGCGAGGCCGAAGACGCCGTACGACTGCTGCAGCAGGTAGTACACGGGGAGGGCGACGATCCACGCCCCGGTTCCCACGAGCGTCGGGGTCCAGGTATCCCGCATCGCGAAGAATCCGCGGGAGACGATCGCCTGGGCGCACCAGAAGGGGATCCCGAGGCAGAAGGCGGAGAGGGCGGACGCGGTGCGCATCGTGTCGTCGATCGTGAACGCCCCGCGCTGGTAGACGAGCAGGACCGCCTCCCGCGACAGGACGACGGCGATGGCCGCCACCCCGGCGGAGACGAGGAAGACCCACCGCAGGGTGAGGGACAGCGTGTCCCACATCTCCTCCTTCCTCCCCTCCGCCGCCAGCGAGGAGAGGAACGGGTACGACGCCACCCCCGACGCCTGGCCGAAGATGCCGACCGGCACCAGCATCAGGCGCCGCGCGTTGTTCAGCCAGGTGATCGCCCCCGCGAGGAGGAAGGAGCCGAAGACGCGCGTGGTCCACTCGTCCACCACGACGAGGGAGAAGCCGAGCATGATCGGGATGGAGAGGCGGATGAACTCCTTCAGGCCCGGGTCGGAGAAGTCGAGCCGGGGGGAAAAGGAGAGGCCGCCGCGCCGCGCGCCGTGGATCTGCAGGGCGAAGTTCCCGAGGAACGCCCCGGCGAGGACTCCCCAGGCGAACCCCTCCATCCCGCGTTCCTGCCCGAGGAGCAGGCCCCCCGCGATGATCCCGGCGTTGTAGATCAGGGGGGCCAGCGCGGGGAGGAAGAACTGCTTCCGGGCGTACTGCACCGCCATCAGGAGCCCGCCGATGTAGAAGAAGATCTGCGCGGGGAGCACGATGCGCGTCAGGCGCGCCGCGAGGGCCGCCTGCGCGGGCGAAAAGCCGGGGGCGATCAGGGGGATCACGCGCCCCGCGAGGAACTCGCCCAGCACGATGAAGAAGAGCATGCCGAGCCCCATCACCGTGGCGATCGTCGAGAAGGAGCGGAACCCCTCCTCCTCCTTCCCCTCCGCCAGGTACCGCGCGAAGATCGGGATGAAGGTGATGGAGAGCGCGCCGCCCGCCAGCAGGTAATTGAGGAAGTCGGGGATCGTGAACGCGACGAAGTAGGCGTCCGTTTCGATGGTGGCGCCGTGCTGCCACGCGATCACGGCGTCGCG
Coding sequences within it:
- the murJ gene encoding murein biosynthesis integral membrane protein MurJ, which gives rise to MTDRPGRQMGRAAALMMGSVFLSRVLGYARDAVIAWQHGATIETDAYFVAFTIPDFLNYLLAGGALSITFIPIFARYLAEGKEEEGFRSFSTIATVMGLGMLFFIVLGEFLAGRVIPLIAPGFSPAQAALAARLTRIVLPAQIFFYIGGLLMAVQYARKQFFLPALAPLIYNAGIIAGGLLLGQERGMEGFAWGVLAGAFLGNFALQIHGARRGGLSFSPRLDFSDPGLKEFIRLSIPIMLGFSLVVVDEWTTRVFGSFLLAGAITWLNNARRLMLVPVGIFGQASGVASYPFLSSLAAEGRKEEMWDTLSLTLRWVFLVSAGVAAIAVVLSREAVLLVYQRGAFTIDDTMRTASALSAFCLGIPFWCAQAIVSRGFFAMRDTWTPTLVGTGAWIVALPVYYLLQQSYGVFGLALASTAGILLYAGALYGILMRRTVGRRGASDLVEYGKLALAAALAGTAGYLLLGAASRFLAWETVVGSMIRLAGGASAVGGIYFLLAYLFHSGTIRTIHRREDLLHPPGPAPDGGNGVTPS